The genomic region ATATTTTGAATTAAATCTTTCTTTTTTTGTTTGTATCAAATACGAATTATTCATACGGGATAAGTTATAATCATCATATATTATTGGTATCTTACGTCTTATAATTTCTCTATTTAAAAACTCATACACCCCAAAAGGGTTTACTGTTCCATCATTCATAGTGGTTAGCCTAAATACATCACAACCACTTTCAGGATGCAACAATATATTATTACAAGAGAATGATTTCGATGAATTATTCCAATCTGTTACAGCCTTTAATTCATCACTTTTGAAAAAATATGATAATCCTGGCTTCTTGTATTTTATTTCGTTATTAGATTTATAATTCAAAATATTCCATTCATTCAAAGATATTAAGGAAAGGTAAAGTTGTTCTTTTTTTCTTAATTGCTGTCTAATAAACCCCCATGAATTTATTGTTTGTTTTGACTGTTCATTCTTATCAAAAATACAAACATTCACACCTTTATCTGAGAGATAATATGCGGCCATTAATCCGATAACGCCACCACCTATAATCACAACATCGTAATTATGCATTAATCCACCAAATAGAAATTATGCAAAGTTGGCTACTGGAAGTATTTAGGATTGTATGCTTAGAGTTTGGTTTAAAATAAAGAAAATCACCCATTCTCGCTATTTTATCTTCACCATCCAAAGTTAATAATCCTTCTCCTTCATGAATAAACCAAATCTCATGGTCATCATGAACATCTACAGGAGTGCAGGTATTTTTATCTACTGAAAATTTTGATACACCAATGTTTGTTCCTAATTTTTCCAAGCCTAACATTGGAACTAGCATTTTTATTCCATCTAATGATAGATTAATTTCGGTCATAGGTATTTTCATTTTTTAATATCCAAATAACGGGGCTGACCGTTTAGGTTTAATTTAGTCCATAACTTCTGAGCAAATGATGGACATATAGGATATATAAAGGCAGACAAAAATATAATTTGATTCCTGTCATTGACATTGATGACATTTAGCAACGAGATAACTCTATCTGCGACCTTTTTAAGGTTTAAGCACCCTGGGGATAAATCAATATAATTTTCAAAGAAGTAATTATACATATCTAATGCGGGTATATCCGCATCATTTTTGTTATATTCGCCAAATGAATATATTTTATTAAAGATGATTGAAATATTTTTAGAAAAGCATTTGAATTCATTCTCATCAAAATTAGTAGATGTATTTTCGTCAGGACATGTGTGACATAAATATAATCTAATTATATCAACAGAAGAGCCTAACGTTTCAACACAATCTCTAGCCCAAATGACATTTCTCCTGCTTGTTGAAAATTTTGAATTATTCAGATGATAAAACCTATTGACAAGGCAGTGACTATAATCTTTGTACTCACCTAATATTTTACTGAACATTGGGGGGTATATTAATAATGGAATAGTATTATCAAAACCAAATGAGAATATTATTTCAAATTTACTATTATGTTCAAATGGGTTTTTTTCTAAACTAAATTCTATTTT from Erwinia tracheiphila harbors:
- a CDS encoding FAD-dependent oxidoreductase, with the protein product MHNYDVVIIGGGVIGLMAAYYLSDKGVNVCIFDKNEQSKQTINSWGFIRQQLRKKEQLYLSLISLNEWNILNYKSNNEIKYKKPGLSYFFKSDELKAVTDWNNSSKSFSCNNILLHPESGCDVFRLTTMNDGTVNPFGVYEFLNREIIRRKIPIIYDDYNLSRMNNSYLIQTKKERFNSKYLIISAGSGSRSILYELGIDIPMMTCLISSIYANNKYSFNENFVKNGLIIKKIQIIL
- a CDS encoding cupin domain-containing protein — protein: MTEINLSLDGIKMLVPMLGLEKLGTNIGVSKFSVDKNTCTPVDVHDDHEIWFIHEGEGLLTLDGEDKIARMGDFLYFKPNSKHTILNTSSSQLCIISIWWINA